The window ccaaacccatcacacgaattcctttgctagtattccaatcttcgtcatcttcatcgggaaattcacaagtatatggagcaatttttatccaattgtacattttgcggcaacacgctttcataacacattcttttgcttctaataaaagattggatctcaattcttttttcaattgaggtataataatccgatttaaagctacttcaacactgccagttcttaatgcattccaatcttggacacttttactaaattcgtccctataatatagttgctttatttcatcgatataattattgctagtatttccttctatcacgtcactaaaggaaagtgtaattaatttatcttcttctgctacaattagttttaagaattgatcaccaacaagatcccgtacaggtttatttttaagatattttaatccatagatggcatgcccttcatctatctcctttattccttttttagttggttttacggatacttttgctctctccatatacatttctctaacgcatttacgaactaatggttcgtgcgccaactgaatcgcaaccattaattgtgcagctttaagtacttcgtcacttgttgtaaatattgcagaacaaaaatcatttgctactattgcaggttctattggatcttgatctacttcatgacgctgataattgtcttgaagattttcagcaaaatgttcgggtgagagaccaaattttttaataaatccgtctaggccagcttttctgcaaatatagtaaggaccttttctaatcggctgctttaatgattcgtctatttcttcttcttcatcttctacatcagcaatttcaggtagatcttctccaagttgttgctgtcttttcttcaatttagcttccctttgtgcttgttttttcttcttatgtgcactttcttgcatggatgacacatcctgattataatacaacataaaatgtcgataaatatcatttaattcttcaaaagtttgagcatttttaagtcgttcaatatcaccgtctttaataactcgtatgttgtcaggtaatggagcatctggatttttcataatctcatctaattgaaaattcctcatcttctcaaagagtttcactaaattttcttttctttgtttaagttggcaccattttatgtcaaacttataaattttccacaaatcattgatgtttaactctggcaacacgtattcttttctataaaatgcaataaacggaacttcaaagttctgattacgcataaaatctaaaactttcttaattttgccgattgtttgcggaccctttttagctctttctttggcttcttcatttagatgagaatcttgtattgaaattgttggttgacagaatgcctgtttatatatccattcagcttcaagatctaattcatccgaatcttccactgtaggtataatgggaacaacgcgaagttgcatacgttcaggaatgtctgtaatacgaatctcattgtccacatcggtgaagtgtccacgtataagttcactaggttcatatacttcaaaaatacttttccttgtgctctttctcttaagatgtttttttgatcgccatgggcggtcttctgcatcatcatgactatattcatcatcttcctcttcttcctcttcaaactcatcctcttcatatttcccaaattcgttataatcaaaatcaatgccaaaaatatcttgggcttcttgcaatgcagcatccgtatatgtaggtcttttctttcttctcttttcggttatgggtattccatcaccatccacaataaaatcatcttcgtcatcactttcttcctcatcatacctttccacttcatctctgtggtcaacttcacttctttcttcatcctcgtctccagaaccttgaaacaattcattggcaatagcatctcttccatcgtctatctctttttcttcttccacttctgactcttcatcttgtattttacgtaaacgcttaaaacgacgtttcctttcaactttaactcctaaattttcttcaagtaggtcataatcttcatcttctaaacgatcatcaaaatcttcatcatcactttttttacgttttctagaatcagcagatccatcactatcttcaccatcattgtcatcatcgataggactatcatcaataagtccgggaacttctccatcatcttctagatattaaacatacatataatttaaaggaagatgtttctaagtatcagtaaatattaatttacatattattaatgatgtataaatcttgactctaatatttaatgtataatgaataaataatatatatatatatataataatgtataaataatatatataatatgtataaataatatatataatgtataaataataatatttaatgtataagtaataatgtatttcctaggaccttaaaaagctttgaaagaaacagtaactaaatacttttttgtatcaaaaatttcacataccttcgtcgtcatattcatcctcactgtcctgcattgcttctaattttttaagtttcttcttttctttaacatcaagttgttgctcttcctataaaattatgaaacattagatatgttcacaattattatatgttcacaaataattgcacgtatttcactattttattagttacctcactttcttctgcttcaaaatccaaataatgtgccattttctattagaaatataagaatttttcgaaaaaatatataacaaagcaGAATAACAGACGGAAGAATCGTACTACGGCGCAAGAAGCACTGACTGATCGCTACAGCTGTTTAATACTACGCGCCTATGGGTATTGTGATCATCCAGAAACTTTCTTGGTGGGGCAACTTTCTTTGTAGTATAGTTCCTTAATCCGCCGCTGCAGTAAGTAACGGCTCTGCGATcgagttatgaataatttttttttatagtaagtagccagtttacattattaaaataatgtcagtcaattatgcaaaccattatgcaaaatatttaataaaatgcatgtatatgtttcatatatattctgctttataactataaaataatttttaaaacaaaaaatcatgctttttttgtgtactaagtatgattatttttatttatacattttttatacattattttatttatacattttatttatacattttatttatacattatcagattttttaatatatattgaaagtatttcttaaatatatattaatgttatttataataaataattattaaaaattgaaattcaaaatgatgacatttgtaactatgatcattagtttatgaagggttgaaaagaaagaacgaacatcttatttaacacatgtttaatgttcctaatattttataataaaatacatatcaaaattacatgtgcttagattaacatatcgatagtaagtcaattattatacaaataaaacttatacatatatttttgaattaaggcagtatctgtgtttgaataatatatattaggtcatcacataagttcgtgccgacttttgtgtatacatttcatgtgtcgatttataaacatacgacaataagggaccaatgcacttgaaaaataaacaatcttaacatatataaccgctcgaaaaacggaacgaacttatgggatgacctaatagaactaaatggtaatatgatatatttgagcaaatataaacagatatattgtatagaattgatagtttgaagatgtaatatcattgaggtagaatattttaaacattatgtacatataaagaaggaaaacaacattttcatgataaaatttgttttgctaaattgaaatataaaattggcattaaatcatttctgttaatttcctccttttttatttatatatatattacacacttctcgatcaaaattctacatttgtagcaaaaacctcagaaaagattctataaaaagagcataatgtacatataaagaaggaaaacaacattttcatgataaaatttgttttgctaaattgaaatataaaattaaatataaaattaaatcatttctgttaatttcctccttttttatgtacatatatattacacacttctcgatcaaaattgtacatttgtagcaaaaacctcagaaaagattctataaaaagtgcataatttgtactagtaatacatatttgatatagaaaatgctttgtgccaattaacagaaaataaaaccatacacatttatggttcaatttactctttttcttttattaatagagtatactctattcgatagagtattgtttcaaataaccaattgttctagctacatatacatgtaaaacgtatgattaccaactttcatcatataggggagtaccatctccacttagagacatactccggggactagaatttgtaaatggagtttctctaggagatttataagacggagtacgtgcagatggggttctattgcgcggagttgctctcccattttgatcttcttgatttcgtggcgtttttctagattcatcatatcttggagtagtattactataattagaaaatgaattagaagattgctttgatcgagcccatgcttccgccgcttttgtccaattcgttgcattagatgtactagtgacagatctatgtgatcttgcagttctatgtgaatttgaattcattgctggaggaattggttgtaagaatggtccttgagagtggctgggtgtttgtggatgatgaggcgtgtggtgtggtgtatgatagggggtcataaacggagtttggccggaaggcgtataaggcgtacttccatacattccataattattaacactagcagctcctggagtgtatggtggataatgatgttgagtttgatttgctactttcgagagtgaatgtaacatgtcgtgtggcatattctgtgctaccctctgtattgtatctgcattcactcctgaaaaaaaagaaacagacaaaaaggaagttaatttcagtagaataaaaattattataggatccaaattcttagtaatatgaaacttaccattcactcctggagtaccattgtatggtgttctggaagtcatagttccatgtggagtaccaggtgtagcttgtcctggcataggatctctaaagtgttctttgaaccagcggaacaagtcatttattctattaaacatttgatctctaaatcgaaatccatcggctattacagtaacatattcatgacggcaacgagttcgtggtaaatacgaaagtaaaaattttccaggataattctaaaatgtataacaaaaaatattaatttaattgaaaaataaaaattttgaagtaggaatataagcaaatattaaatattttcgaacataccttagttgcagatacaatatatggtattcctccaggattttgcttcttctgttccttcaaaatttcttctgctttatctttaatgccttctacgcttgttttgtaatatttaaaatctaaaagttccgaagcataagcagccatcggattaatatgtctagcgataatttcatccaaatcttcaaattcttcattgccaatccataaactgcgacccaaagagaatgcattttctttgccttcttcccttacatcaatatgttgataaatattttctgtaactttccatgttacggtcaaatgatcggctcccttactgctaggtcgtattattgcttccccttgcctcatagttggcattaacttttcagcttctgcaaaacttatattatggaaactaggatgaactataacacgttttacataagtttgtcgttgttgtaatttcttagcatcctcatctgttttcatatctttttcttctgcctctacttcataataaacgtctcgctgaggtctccattcgtgatttttatcaataagatcactcgtcttgctagtacattcgacactaaatcgttctacttcgatcttaattatacgacaatgaattacttgtccgacacgtactctttcctctggactagcgacatgtttatcagacagattttttacgtgaatgtatccagatattccattatccaaccttaaacgaattccagttgctttccccggacatgcaccggcatcaaaatgattccatacctcggacaattctggaaaatcgtttttcaagcagaatgggcattgccataatccggtttcatcatttcgaacaggattcgcttgatctaattgatctcctcgaggtcttctatggcttataccaacaactgttgccaaaattaatttaccgacatagaaagtttccggagtttctttagtcaaaatatcaaataattgttcagtatttagagattggtaaggtacacggagatctttgtatctacaattcagttcagctcttatatcgtaaagagtaatgcacttgtttccaaaacactgtctttcaagctcttctgcaaatgcatctaaatctaaatcttttaatctttctggtgattcaagaatttcttctagggcaccagcaggatttgcattttcatcatcatactctaaagcatctactgccatttttcttgcccattcatatgtctctggatgtacacgcgagccatctagtacttccacatatgcctctgtgctatctcctaaactatttgtatcaattttaataaaaccagcacaattgacaaacactttaggtcccatatgacatgctgttataagctgtgttctattttctaatctctgattagtttgtttcaaaatcttaatcagagcctgtgcttttctaggtcccaagccacatacaaattgtactaggtttgctgtataaggctgctgaactgctctatttaaatctactcctacttcatttatacgatttataaattccaaatataaattttctataagatcatctttagaaagttgatcttgcaaaggatgatatttaaggcacagaatttcttcatctatggtacacaactgagagaattctaatagaggatcttgtatttttcttgctaaagatatagcttgtcttaacaattctggataatctctgaactcagatatacttctattactatttgcataaactttagtaagttcattatcacatatttccacttggattgtaggaaattgtccttcttttgcaagattagctatacattcttttatatcagatacaatcattaatgcttctctagattcaccacttactaccacaacatgtggtttctttgtggcaataaaatttttaattccaagcaactgtgcctttttcaatgtcttttcactttccataaaactatttttacgtttcaataaatgcggtaatcttaggtaatcagtacattctccttctggagaaattatgcaagcaaaggcggcttgagacggatcaggcacatatgccaaacccatcacacgaattcctttgctagtattccaatcttcgtcatcttcatcgggaaattcacaagtatatggagcaatttttatccaattgtacattttgcggcaacacgctttcataacacattcttttgcttctaataaaagattggatctcaattcttttttcaattgaggtataataatccgatttaaagctacttcaacactgccagttcttaatgcattccaatcttggacacttttactaaattcgtccctataatatagttgctttatttcatcgatataattattgctagtatttccttctatcacgtcactaaaggaaagtgtaattaatttatcttcttctgctacaattagttttaagaattgatcaccaacaagatcccgtacaggtttatttttaagatattttaatccatagatggcatgcccttcatctatctcctttattccttttttagttggttttacggatacttttgctctctccatatacatttctctaacgcatttacgaactaatggttcgtgcgccaactgaatcgcaaccattaattgtgcagctttaagtacttcgtcacttgttgtaaatattgcagaacaaaaatcatttgctactattgcaggttctattggatcttgatctacttcatgacgctgataattgtcttgaagattttcagcaaaatgttcgggtgagagaccaaattttttaataaatccgtctaggccagcttttctgcaaatatagtaaggaccttttctaatcggctgctttaatgattcgtctatttcttcttcttcatcttctacatcagcaatttcaggtagatcttctccaagttgttgctgtcttttcttcaatttagcttccctttgtgcttgttttttcttcttatgtgcactttcttgcatggatgacacatcctgattataatacaacataaaatgtcgataaatatcatttaattcttcaaaagtttgagcatttttaagtcgttcaatatcaccgtctttaataactcgtatgttgtcaggtaatggagcatctggatttttcataatctcatctaattgaaaattcctcatcttctcaaagagtttcactaaattttcttttctttgtttaagttggcaccattttatgtcaaacttataaattttccacaaatcattgatgtttaactctggcaacacgtattcttttctataaaatgcaataaacggaacttcaaagttctgattacgcataaaatctaaaactttcttaattttgccgattgtttgcggaccctttttagctctttctttggcttcttcatttagatgagaatcttgtattgaaattgttggttgacagaatgcctgtttatatatccattcagcttcaagatctaattcatccgaatcttccactgtaggtataatgggaacaacgcgaagttgcatacgttcaggaatgtctgtaatacgaatctcattgtccacatcggtgaagtgtccacgtataagttcactaggttcatatacttcaaaaatacttttccttgtGCTCTTTCTCTTAAGATGTTTTTTTGATCGCCTTGGGCGGTCTTCTGCATCATCATGACTATATTCatcatcttcctcttcttcctcttcaaactcatcctcttcatatttcccaaattcgttataatcaaaatcaatgccaaaaatatcttgggcttcttgcaatgcagcatccgtatatgtaggtcttttctttcttctcttttcggttatgggtattccatcaccatccacaataaaatcatcttcgtcatcactttcttcctcatcatacctttccacttcatctctgtggtcaacttcacttctttcttcatcctcgtctccagaaccttgaaacaattcattggcaatagcatctcttccatcgtctatctctttttcttcttccacttctgactcttcatcttgtattttacgtaaacgcttaaaacgacgtttcctttcaactttaactcctaaattttcttcaagtaggtcataatcttcatcttctaaacgatcatcaaaatcttcatcatcactttttttacgttttctagAATCAGCAGATCCATCGCTATCTTCACCATCATTGTCATCATCGATAGGACTATCATCAATAAGTCCGGGAACTTCTCCATCATCTTCTAGatattaaacatacatataatttaaaggaagatgtttctaagtatcagtaaatattaatttacatattattaatgatgtataaatcttgactctaatatttaatgtataatgaataaataatatatatatatatatataataatgtctaaataatatatataatatgtataaataatatatataatgtataaataataatatttaatgtataagtaataatgtatttcctaggaccttaaaaagctttgaaagaaacagtaactaaatacttttttgtatcaaaaatttcacataccttcgtcgtcatattcatcctcactgtcctgcattgcttctaattttttaagtttcttcttttctttaacatcaagttgttgctcttcctataaaattatgaaacattagatatgttcacaattattatatgttcacaaataattgcacgtatttcactattttattagttacctcactttcttctgcttcaaaatccaaataatgtgccattttctattagaaatataagaatttttcgaaaaaatatataacaaagcaGAATAACAGACGGAAGAATCGTACTACGGCGCAAGAAGCACTGACTGATCGCTACAGCTGTTTAATACTACGCGTCTATGGGTATTGTGATCGTCCAGAAACTTTCTTGGTGGGGCAACTTTCTTTGTAGTATAGTTCCTTAATCCGCCGCTGCAGTAAGTAGCGGCTCTGCGATcgagttatgaataattttatataaacaattttttgTTAACCTTTATATTTCGAACATTTTTTGGTGCCAGAAAAATATGCCAGAAACTTTggcatatttttataataaaatttattcaaaaaaaaaagttttgctttgaaagaagaaaattacaaGTTCATATGAACCACTCCTAACTCGACTGCGGCGACATCATTTTGGTGGAAGATATAAGAAACTTCTCGTCCTTATAAAAGATGTCTACCCCATCATAAGATTTTCTGAGcccgtataatgttatttatataATGATGTGTTCACAAAGAAATACATTCGTATTCCATGTCCAATCAGCTGACTTGCAAGCAAAATAATTCGTcaaatatctttttttctttaactgtatttgcataaatggaagTAAACTGATCACCATAATACTTTCTTGATTCATAATTCGTGCCTGCTGTAATTTGTAAATTCCTCAATAGCGTGGTAGTGCACACTGAAACTAAAAAAGGTGAGAACATGGCGAAACAACGTATGAAATGATCAGGATACGATTTTAAAACAAATAATTACTTAATCGGGATGACAACTAATGAAGAGTCCATAAATGACGATCTCTTAGAGAGACTCGTCAAAAATGATGAAAATAAGGTTTTAAATTGCCGGAGTAGTGCAGATAACATAGAAGGGCACAAATTACGACACGGTACGGACAGTTTCCCCAATATCAATGAAAGACCGGTTGATGATATTtcgatcgaatttttttataaacCGCACAGCATTACATTACTTCTCATCTCAATCGGAGCTGTAATATATTCCGCATTCACTAggtaattaaatattcaaattatctTACTATACATATGTTAATTCTTGTAAATATCGGTATTAATTTAATACAGGAATACTACCAATGTCGAGGATAACATTTGGGCTGGAAtactttgtattatatttttttttctgaTTATATCAATACTTACATTTCCAAATGGACCATTTACGAGACCTCATCCTGTCGTGTGGAGACTCGTATTTGGCTGTAGTGTACTATATCTAATGGGCCTATTATTTATGCTGTTTCAAGATTATGAAACAATCAGAAAAATCTTTGTTTGGATAGATCCTCGTTTGGCGTCGTTTCACATTGACATGGACAAAGAATACGGTGTTAATTGTTCAGAAATCACAGTTGAAAAGATATGGAACCATTTAGATATTTTTGCAGTAGCCCATTTTTTAGGATGGGCCTTTAAAGCAATCCTTATTCGTCATCTTGGTATTCTTTGGGCCATTAGCATTATGTGGGAAGTAACAGAAATAGCATTTGCTCATTTACTACCAAATTTTGTGGAATGTTGGTGGGATGCTTTTATACTTGATGTTGTTGTCTGTAATGGTTTGGGTATTTGGGTTGGATTAAAAATTTGCTCTCTATTAGAAATGAGAGAATATAAATGGGTAAGCATCCTTGACATTGAGAGCACTACTGGAAAATTGAAAAGGGCAATGCTACAATTTACACCTGGTAGTTGGACTGCTATTAGATGGTTGGATCCAACTTGTACATACATGAGATTTGTTGCTCTATGTCAGTTGGTAATATTCTGGCAGGTTTCAGAACTAAATACATTTTTCTTGAAACATGTATACGAATTTCCGCCCTCTCATCCATTTGTTGTGGCAAGATTGGTATTAGTTGGAGTTATAGTTGCACCTTCTGTTAGGTAGGGAAGAATTATAATAGAATGAGCTAGATATATATTaaacataaatttttattacaacagctataacaatttattacatAAGAACCATAATATTTTAACATAATTATAGGCAATACTACATGTATGTAACAGATCCAACATGTAGTAGAGTAGGGACTCAGTGTTGGGTCTATGGTGCAATTATGGTTACAGAAGCTTTGTTATGCATAAGGCATGGTGCTGCATTATTTGAACGTACTCAAGCACTAAACATTCTTTTGTGGCTACTTTGCCAGTCCCTAGTCTCAGTTCTTTGTGTCTATGGCTGTGTTCTGTGGCACCGATACTTTGAGGTATTtagtttaaaaattaaatttgaaattttgtaacTAACTGTATGGTTATTTGTGTCTTTTTTTCTATGCCCTTTGCATGATTCTTGTCTTTTcagacagaaaagaaaactacTTCAAAACAGTGTATCACTCAATTAGACAACAGTCATCTGGATGTAACCCCTAGCAGTGGTATGTGCGATGTCTACTACATTCCTCTAAATAATGTTTAAGCCGATAGTGTACTGGGCTATTGACATATAATTAACTGGCTGTTAAATATAAAGCAAGA of the Bombus affinis isolate iyBomAffi1 chromosome 6, iyBomAffi1.2, whole genome shotgun sequence genome contains:
- the LOC126917322 gene encoding phosphatidylserine synthase, which encodes MTTNEESINDDLLERLVKNDENKVLNCRSSADNIEGHKLRHGTDSFPNINERPVDDISIEFFYKPHSITLLLISIGAVIYSAFTRNTTNVEDNIWAGILCIIFFFLIISILTFPNGPFTRPHPVVWRLVFGCSVLYLMGLLFMLFQDYETIRKIFVWIDPRLASFHIDMDKEYGVNCSEITVEKIWNHLDIFAVAHFLGWAFKAILIRHLGILWAISIMWEVTEIAFAHLLPNFVECWWDAFILDVVVCNGLGIWVGLKICSLLEMREYKWVSILDIESTTGKLKRAMLQFTPGSWTAIRWLDPTCTYMRFVALCQLVIFWQVSELNTFFLKHVYEFPPSHPFVVARLVLVGVIVAPSVRQYYMYVTDPTCSRVGTQCWVYGAIMVTEALLCIRHGAALFERTQALNILLWLLCQSLVSVLCVYGCVLWHRYFETEKKTTSKQCITQLDNSHLDVTPSSGDMVHSTKSMGLLEKKQL
- the LOC126917367 gene encoding transcription elongation factor SPT6-like; protein product: LDVKEKKKLKKLEAMQDSEDEYDDEEDDGEVPGLIDDSPIDDDNDGEDSDGSADSRKRKKSDDEDFDDRLEDEDYDLLEENLGVKVERKRRFKRLRKIQDEESEVEEEKEIDDGRDAIANELFQGSGDEDEERSEVDHRDEVERYDEEESDDEDDFIVDGDGIPITEKRRKKRPTYTDAALQEAQDIFGIDFDYNEFGKYEEDEFEEEEEEDDEYSHDDAEDRPRRSKKHLKRKSTRKSIFEVYEPSELIRGHFTDVDNEIRITDIPERMQLRVVPIIPTVEDSDELDLEAEWIYKQAFCQPTISIQDSHLNEEAKERAKKGPQTIGKIKKVLDFMRNQNFEVPFIAFYRKEYVLPELNINDLWKIYKFDIKWCQLKQRKENLVKLFEKMRNFQLDEIMKNPDAPLPDNIRVIKDGDIERLKNAQTFEELNDIYRHFMLYYNQDVSSMQESAHKKKKQAQREAKLKKRQQQLGEDLPEIADVEDEEEEIDESLKQPIRKGPYYICRKAGLDGFIKKFGLSPEHFAENLQDNYQRHEVDQDPIEPAIVANDFCSAIFTTSDEVLKAAQLMVAIQLAHEPLVRKCVREMYMERAKVSVKPTKKGIKEIDEGHAIYGLKYLKNKPVRDLVGDQFLKLIVAEEDKLITLSFSDVIEGNTSNNYIDEIKQLYYRDEFSKSVQDWNALRTGSVEVALNRIIIPQLKKELRSNLLLEAKECVMKACCRKMYNWIKIAPYTCEFPDEDDEDWNTSKGIRVMGLAYVPDPSQAAFACIISPEGECTDYLRLPHLLKRKNSFMESEKTLKKAQLLGIKNFIATKKPHVVVVSGESREALMIVSDIKECIANLAKEGQFPTIQVEICDNELTKVYANSNRSISEFRDYPELLRQAISLARKIQDPLLEFSQLCTIDEEILCLKYHPLQDQLSKDDLIENLYLEFINRINEVGVDLNRAVQQPYTANLVQFVCGLGPRKAQALIKILKQTNQRLENRTQLITACHMGPKVFVNCAGFIKIDTNSLGDSTEAYVEVLDGSRVHPETYEWARKMAVDALEYDDENANPAGALEEILESPERLKDLDLDAFAEELERQCFGNKCITLYDIRAELNCRYKDLRVPYQSLNTEQLFDILTKETPETFYVGKLILATVVGISHRRPRGDQLDQANPVRNDETGLWQCPFCLKNDFPELSEVWNHFDAGACPGKATGIRLRLDNGISGYIHVKNLSDKHVASPEERVRVGQVIHCRIIKIEVERFSVECTSKTSDLIDKNHEWRPQRDVYYEVEAEEKDMKTDEDAKKLQQRQTYVKRVIVHPSFHNISFAEAEKLMPTMRQGEAIIRPSSKGADHLTVTWKVTENIYQHIDVREEGKENAFSLGRSLWIGNEEFEDLDEIIARHINPMAAYASELLDFKYYKTSVEGIKDKAEEILKEQKKQNPGGIPYIVSATKNYPGKFLLSYLPRTRCRHEYVTVIADGFRFRDQMFNRINDLFRWFKEHFRDPMPGQATPGTPHGTMTSRTPYNGTPGVNGVNADTIQRVAQNMPHDMLHSLSKVANQTQHHYPPYTPGAASVNNYGMYGSTPYTPSGQTPFMTPYHTPHHTPHHPQTPSHSQGPFLQPIPPAMNSNSHRTARSHRSVTSTSNATNWTKAAEAWARSKQSSNSFSNYSNTTPRYDESRKTPRNQEDQNGRATPRNRTPSARTPSYKSPRETPFTNSSPRSMSLSGDGTPLYDESW